The Chryseolinea soli genome contains a region encoding:
- a CDS encoding amidohydrolase family protein, with protein sequence MKYLFLLVVFNLCLVCHTHAQSDTLQWTIQMGGQTSGLFKYLKNADGSYTEWFRFNDRGRGDSTVVHYRLNDHSYMTWMDAKGVDYFKKPIFETFSIQSGIASWENPVEKEQRKIEGDMVYIPLKARGGISYANFFQTPDHAVNLLPSGRQKLTELQEYTLKDGRKISLVSLSGTGLTPQYVWLDSQHNFFALPSDWFAILPKGDEGLNPELLAIQKGVEQNYYKELKTKFAKKVTSGLAVTHATLFNPKSGTAQPNSTILIENGTITQVGPDKSVTVPQGFQVVDAQGKFVMPGLWDMHVHYGQGTDGLLHLGNGITNVRDMGNSESMLDEKKQIDDGLVLGPRIQAMCGFIDGAGPYAGPTGARINSVDEGIAAVKKYKTMGYTQIKLYSSIKPEWVKPIAAEAHRNGMRVSGHIPAHMLASEAIDAGYDEIQHMNMVFLNFLGKDLDTRTPVRFHAVAQNAAMLDLNSAPVKAFIKQLVAKKTVIDPTISFFETMFIPTKGKPVPTMAPVVDRLPLDLQREYKSGGALEVPAGREETYAKSFQNMLKMVKVLHNNGVVIVPGTDDVPGFVLHKELENYVRAGIPNAAVLKIATLQSATVAGKEKTYGTLEPGKAADIILIDGNPLNNISDIRKVETVIKGQEIYQTKDLLNAVSIRYFK encoded by the coding sequence ATGAAATATCTATTCCTGCTCGTTGTGTTCAACCTTTGTTTGGTTTGCCACACGCACGCTCAATCCGACACGCTGCAATGGACCATCCAGATGGGTGGACAAACGTCCGGTCTTTTCAAGTATCTCAAAAATGCTGACGGTTCCTACACCGAATGGTTCCGATTCAACGATCGCGGCCGGGGCGACAGCACGGTGGTGCACTACCGCCTCAACGACCACAGCTATATGACCTGGATGGACGCCAAAGGTGTGGACTACTTTAAGAAGCCCATCTTCGAAACGTTCAGCATCCAAAGCGGCATCGCCTCCTGGGAGAATCCAGTAGAAAAAGAACAACGGAAAATAGAGGGCGACATGGTGTACATTCCCTTAAAAGCCCGTGGCGGGATTTCCTACGCCAACTTCTTCCAGACCCCGGACCACGCCGTGAACCTGCTGCCCTCGGGCCGTCAGAAACTAACGGAGCTGCAGGAATACACTTTGAAAGACGGCCGGAAGATCAGCCTCGTATCCTTATCAGGAACCGGCCTCACACCACAATATGTTTGGCTCGACAGCCAGCACAATTTCTTCGCGCTTCCCAGCGATTGGTTTGCCATCCTTCCCAAAGGCGACGAAGGCCTCAATCCAGAACTGCTCGCCATCCAGAAAGGAGTGGAACAAAATTATTATAAAGAGCTGAAAACAAAGTTCGCCAAAAAAGTAACGAGTGGCCTGGCCGTTACCCACGCTACGCTGTTTAACCCGAAAAGCGGTACCGCTCAACCTAATTCAACCATCCTGATCGAAAACGGCACCATCACCCAGGTCGGTCCCGACAAAAGTGTGACCGTGCCCCAAGGCTTTCAGGTCGTGGACGCCCAGGGAAAATTTGTGATGCCCGGACTTTGGGACATGCACGTACACTACGGCCAGGGCACTGACGGCCTGCTGCACCTGGGCAACGGCATCACCAACGTGCGCGACATGGGCAACAGCGAGAGCATGCTGGATGAGAAAAAACAAATTGACGATGGCCTGGTGCTCGGCCCCCGCATACAAGCCATGTGCGGCTTCATCGACGGTGCCGGCCCTTACGCCGGGCCCACCGGCGCGCGGATCAATAGCGTGGACGAAGGCATTGCCGCCGTAAAGAAATACAAGACGATGGGCTACACGCAGATCAAGCTCTACAGCTCGATAAAACCCGAGTGGGTAAAGCCCATCGCGGCCGAAGCCCACCGGAACGGTATGCGCGTGAGTGGCCACATACCCGCGCACATGCTGGCCAGCGAAGCCATCGACGCAGGATACGACGAGATCCAGCACATGAACATGGTGTTCCTCAACTTCCTGGGCAAAGACCTGGATACGCGCACGCCCGTACGCTTTCATGCCGTGGCACAAAACGCCGCGATGCTCGATCTGAACAGCGCACCGGTGAAAGCATTTATCAAACAGCTGGTGGCCAAGAAAACCGTTATCGATCCCACCATCAGCTTCTTTGAAACGATGTTCATTCCAACAAAAGGAAAGCCTGTGCCCACGATGGCGCCGGTTGTCGATCGCTTACCGCTCGATCTGCAGCGCGAGTATAAATCCGGCGGCGCCCTCGAAGTTCCTGCCGGCAGGGAAGAAACGTATGCCAAGTCCTTTCAAAACATGCTCAAGATGGTGAAAGTGCTTCACAACAACGGCGTGGTGATCGTGCCCGGCACCGACGATGTGCCTGGATTTGTGCTGCACAAGGAACTTGAAAACTATGTGCGCGCAGGCATCCCCAACGCCGCGGTGTTGAAGATCGCCACCCTGCAATCGGCCACGGTGGCCGGCAAGGAAAAGACCTATGGCACGCTTGAACCCGGCAAAGCCGCCGACATCATTTTGATCGACGGCAATCCGCTGAACAACATCAGCGACATCCGCAAAGTGGAGACGGTGATCAAAGGGCAAGAGATCTATCAGACAAAGGACTTGCTCAACGCTGTTTCTATACGATACTTTAAGTGA
- a CDS encoding VOC family protein: MNAKEPTLGNGKICYLQIPAADIKKSADFYKAAFGWNIRHRSDGVTAFDDGVGEVSGAWVLNRPPSTTVGVLTYIMVDDIHATIELILANGGAIVQPIGGDAPEITARFSDPYGNVFGVYQQGE, translated from the coding sequence ATGAATGCCAAAGAACCCACCCTCGGCAACGGCAAGATCTGCTACCTCCAAATCCCGGCTGCCGACATCAAAAAATCGGCCGACTTCTACAAAGCCGCCTTCGGTTGGAACATCCGCCACCGCAGCGACGGCGTCACCGCCTTCGACGATGGGGTGGGAGAGGTGAGTGGTGCTTGGGTACTCAACCGGCCACCGTCAACCACCGTGGGGGTGCTCACCTACATCATGGTCGATGACATTCACGCCACCATCGAACTCATCCTGGCCAACGGTGGGGCAATTGTGCAGCCCATTGGAGGCGATGCACCAGAGATCACGGCGCGCTTTAGCGATCCGTACGGGAATGTGTTCGGCGTGTATCAACAAGGTGAGTGA
- a CDS encoding ABC transporter permease: protein MLKNYLLVALRNLLRNKIFSLINIFGLAVGLAACFLIYQYVQFEESYDTFHTKRERLYRVPMQFYNGTDPVGALATNAPALGPALKAEFPEVADYARLVKTSLFTSSLTSYFANSLEFSRTTTDGSLVAFNEEHVYFADPPFLTMFSFPLKAGSSADALAEPNTVVITEQMARKYFGDEPALGKVLRLNREMVLKVSGVLKDIPENSHLQFDILISFPTLMKSFGDGHTLWVWSVFYNYILLTPGANPQALEAKLPAFQKKYLGDTFDRGDQHMKFFLQPIADIHLHSQFDSEQSANGSQRMVYFLSILAVFILVVAWINYINLSTAKALERAKEVGLRKVVGAQRIQLMLQFFMDALLVNFLALIIAATLVVFCWSWFETLVGKSMSDVLYRNGIISPRQMLIIAAMFFSGVVLVGAYPALVLSSFQPVQVLKGKFLKSTAGTLLRKGMIAFQYALSVLLIAGAITIYQQLSFMQSQDPGYAKDQLLVLEAPAVYDSTADDRIAFFKNSIAQLAGVRNMTASADVPGQPITEGSGVQRVNAAEQEHFGSSIMSIDTAFFSTYDIKLLAGRLFTDRERMTFRLKDKDEAIRIVVNKEFIRRMGIQNPKDALHEKIIFDWGPDGRRAEIIGVTADFHQMSLKEDYSAIFYILPEWSAWKYFSINLQSPDLESSIDAIHKQYTKAFPDHPFSYFFLDDFFDRQYHADRQFENIFGVFTALAIVVTCLGLLGLSVFSVAQRTKEMGIRKVLGASATRILLLFTKDFVMILVLSWCISAPVIYFAGNAWLETFSFRISLNWMMFVLPVALLIGLTLLTIGVISLKAAVENPVKALRHE from the coding sequence ATGCTAAAAAACTACCTTCTCGTCGCCCTGCGCAATCTTTTGCGGAACAAAATTTTCTCACTGATCAACATTTTTGGGTTAGCCGTGGGGTTGGCGGCTTGCTTTCTGATCTATCAATATGTGCAGTTCGAAGAAAGCTATGATACCTTCCACACGAAACGCGAACGGCTGTACCGGGTGCCCATGCAGTTTTACAACGGCACAGACCCTGTAGGCGCTTTAGCAACCAACGCCCCGGCACTGGGACCGGCGTTGAAAGCTGAGTTTCCGGAAGTAGCCGACTATGCCCGGTTGGTGAAGACATCGCTGTTCACGTCGTCACTGACGTCATACTTTGCGAATTCGCTGGAGTTTTCGCGCACGACCACCGATGGCAGCCTGGTGGCCTTTAATGAGGAGCACGTGTATTTTGCTGATCCGCCGTTCCTGACCATGTTCTCCTTTCCGCTAAAAGCCGGATCTTCGGCGGATGCCCTCGCAGAACCCAACACAGTGGTGATCACCGAACAAATGGCCCGGAAATATTTCGGCGACGAGCCGGCGTTGGGAAAAGTGTTGAGGCTGAACCGGGAGATGGTCCTGAAAGTGAGTGGCGTGCTGAAAGACATTCCCGAAAACTCACACCTGCAATTCGACATCCTCATCTCCTTCCCCACCCTCATGAAAAGTTTTGGCGACGGTCATACGCTTTGGGTATGGTCTGTCTTCTACAACTACATTCTGCTGACGCCCGGCGCCAATCCGCAAGCGCTGGAAGCCAAGCTCCCGGCATTCCAGAAGAAATACCTGGGCGACACTTTCGACCGGGGCGACCAGCACATGAAATTCTTTCTTCAACCCATTGCCGACATCCACCTCCATTCCCAGTTCGACAGCGAGCAGTCCGCCAACGGCAGTCAGCGCATGGTGTATTTTCTTTCCATCCTTGCCGTTTTCATCCTGGTGGTGGCTTGGATCAACTACATCAACCTTTCGACAGCCAAGGCGTTGGAACGCGCCAAAGAAGTGGGCTTGCGAAAAGTTGTTGGCGCGCAGCGGATACAGCTGATGCTGCAATTTTTTATGGATGCCCTGCTGGTCAATTTTCTTGCGCTGATCATTGCCGCAACGCTCGTAGTATTTTGCTGGTCATGGTTTGAGACGCTGGTCGGCAAATCGATGAGCGACGTTTTGTATCGCAACGGCATCATCAGCCCGCGCCAGATGCTGATCATTGCCGCCATGTTCTTTTCGGGTGTGGTGTTGGTAGGGGCTTATCCCGCCCTGGTCCTCTCCTCTTTTCAGCCCGTGCAAGTGTTGAAAGGAAAGTTTCTCAAGTCGACCGCGGGAACGTTGCTGCGCAAAGGGATGATCGCATTTCAATATGCGCTATCGGTATTGCTCATCGCTGGGGCGATTACGATCTACCAGCAATTATCGTTCATGCAATCCCAAGACCCGGGATATGCCAAAGATCAACTGCTGGTGTTGGAAGCGCCCGCTGTATACGACTCCACCGCCGACGACCGGATCGCTTTTTTCAAGAACAGCATCGCACAACTCGCCGGTGTCCGCAACATGACCGCTTCGGCCGACGTTCCCGGTCAACCCATCACGGAAGGTTCGGGCGTCCAGCGGGTGAATGCCGCTGAGCAAGAACACTTCGGATCATCCATCATGAGCATCGACACGGCATTCTTCTCCACCTACGACATCAAATTATTGGCGGGGCGCCTCTTCACGGACCGCGAACGCATGACCTTCCGCTTGAAAGATAAAGACGAGGCTATACGCATCGTCGTGAACAAAGAATTTATTCGCCGCATGGGCATCCAAAATCCCAAAGATGCGCTTCATGAAAAAATCATCTTCGACTGGGGACCGGACGGACGCCGGGCGGAGATCATCGGCGTCACGGCCGACTTTCATCAAATGTCGCTGAAAGAAGATTACTCCGCCATCTTCTACATCCTCCCCGAATGGTCGGCCTGGAAATACTTCTCCATAAACCTACAGTCCCCTGACCTGGAAAGCTCTATAGACGCCATCCACAAGCAATACACCAAAGCGTTCCCCGATCATCCCTTCAGCTACTTCTTCCTCGACGATTTCTTCGACCGCCAATACCACGCCGACCGCCAATTCGAAAACATCTTCGGCGTTTTCACCGCCCTGGCCATCGTGGTGACCTGCCTGGGCTTGTTGGGGCTTTCGGTTTTCTCTGTAGCCCAACGCACAAAAGAGATGGGCATCCGCAAAGTATTGGGCGCATCGGCAACCAGGATCCTGCTCCTGTTTACAAAAGATTTTGTCATGATCCTTGTGCTCTCCTGGTGCATTTCCGCACCCGTGATCTATTTTGCCGGCAACGCCTGGTTAGAAACTTTTTCGTTCCGCATTTCCTTGAACTGGATGATGTTCGTCTTACCGGTAGCATTGCTGATTGGGCTTACGCTACTCACCATCGGGGTGATCAGTTTAAAGGCCGCCGTAGAGAATCCCGTGAAGGCTCTGCGACACGAATGA
- a CDS encoding ABC transporter permease, translated as MKHTNHIHPPRWAQRLLHWYCKPALAEDLEGDLNEYFERNLTTKGARRARWIYVVDVLKFFRLYTIRKPEFVNLLLHWIMIGSYVKTSGRSLMRHKLFSFINIAGLAVSMSVGLLVIALVSELLSFDEFHEKKDRVYRVITHDQRQGEPSMDLATTSLVAGRKIDTSLSGIEDLTLVRNGFSGDAKIGESVIPVSAVWADEHFFNIFSFPLLQGNPATALKEPYSLVLSEKMCKTLFGEVNVLGKSVLFDTTNYVVTGVVKDVPKNSHLRFDALVSFSSAKEHREADDVFNNWNHIWSICVYVLLPEGSDPATLQANLDKLSAAENAHLDRRTISLELQPLKNIVLGKALGNQIGPVMRPMALYFFEGLAFIIILSAGFNYTNLSIARSMRRTREVGIRKVMGALKYQVGWQFIVESTIIALMALLIAFLLFLFLRVQFLSLDRFLSDLVSLELTPRMMFYFVLMAIVVGFGSGLLPAVFFSRINAIQVLKGTSALRIFRHVNLRKALIVVQYCFSLIFITTTLIGYNQYKSFLTFDLGFNTAHILNIRLQQNKEELIKKELAEVPEVGAISVSRIVTSLGSLQGSQMKYKDLNDSIVVWLNFVDEQYLPLHGHKFLAGKNLKALPEGAEESEVVVNEQLLRRFSISPEDPTKALGEVVTIDKKKLTIVGVVKDFHYGTVENSIEPMALRYSAHEPWGYINAKVTTKDWPATRARIEAAWKKVDKVHPLDAKFYDDQIEDAYRMFATMIKVIGAIAFLAVCIASLGLFGMVVFTTETRLKEISIRKVLGASEGRLIYLLSKGFFFLLMLAAAVALPFTYFLFDKVILVNFVYHPALGYAELAISLASVTLIALLMIGSQTLKVARANPSEVLKNE; from the coding sequence ATGAAGCACACGAACCACATCCACCCACCCCGTTGGGCGCAACGCTTGTTGCATTGGTACTGCAAGCCCGCGCTGGCCGAAGACCTGGAAGGCGACCTGAACGAATATTTTGAACGAAACCTAACCACCAAAGGCGCACGACGGGCGAGGTGGATCTACGTTGTGGATGTACTTAAGTTTTTTCGATTGTATACAATACGCAAACCGGAATTTGTCAACCTCTTACTCCATTGGATCATGATTGGAAGCTACGTTAAAACCTCGGGCCGCAGTTTGATGCGTCATAAATTGTTTTCGTTCATCAACATTGCTGGCCTGGCCGTCAGCATGTCGGTGGGATTGTTGGTGATTGCGTTGGTGTCGGAACTTTTGTCGTTCGATGAATTTCATGAAAAGAAAGATCGTGTTTACAGGGTGATCACGCACGACCAGCGGCAGGGCGAACCATCGATGGATCTTGCAACAACCTCGCTTGTTGCTGGAAGAAAAATTGATACTTCCCTTTCCGGTATTGAAGACCTTACACTGGTGCGAAATGGGTTTAGCGGCGACGCCAAGATAGGGGAGTCCGTCATTCCGGTGTCGGCGGTGTGGGCTGACGAACATTTTTTTAACATCTTTTCGTTTCCACTGCTGCAAGGCAACCCGGCCACGGCCCTGAAGGAACCTTACTCCCTGGTCCTTTCGGAGAAAATGTGCAAGACGTTATTTGGCGAGGTAAACGTGTTGGGAAAGTCCGTGTTGTTCGACACAACAAACTATGTGGTGACGGGGGTGGTCAAAGACGTCCCGAAAAATTCGCATCTCCGGTTCGACGCATTGGTTTCCTTTTCATCTGCGAAAGAACACCGTGAAGCCGACGACGTTTTTAACAACTGGAACCACATTTGGTCCATATGTGTCTACGTGCTTCTCCCCGAAGGCTCCGATCCCGCCACATTGCAAGCCAACCTGGATAAGCTAAGCGCTGCGGAAAACGCTCATCTCGACCGCCGTACGATTTCTTTGGAATTGCAGCCTTTGAAGAACATTGTCTTAGGGAAGGCTCTGGGCAACCAGATCGGGCCGGTGATGCGTCCGATGGCCCTGTATTTTTTCGAGGGCCTGGCATTCATCATCATCCTTTCAGCAGGTTTTAATTACACCAACTTGTCCATCGCCAGGTCGATGCGCCGCACGCGCGAAGTGGGTATCCGGAAAGTGATGGGGGCGTTGAAATACCAGGTGGGATGGCAATTCATCGTGGAGTCTACGATCATCGCATTGATGGCTTTGCTGATCGCTTTTTTGCTGTTCTTGTTCCTGCGGGTACAGTTTCTTTCGTTGGATAGATTTTTATCGGACCTGGTGTCGTTGGAGCTCACGCCGCGTATGATGTTTTACTTTGTATTGATGGCCATTGTTGTGGGCTTTGGCTCAGGCCTGTTACCGGCGGTATTCTTCTCGCGGATCAACGCCATACAGGTATTGAAAGGTACGTCTGCGTTGAGGATCTTCAGACATGTGAATCTGCGAAAAGCATTGATCGTCGTGCAGTATTGTTTTTCATTGATTTTTATTACGACCACGCTGATCGGATACAATCAGTATAAAAGTTTTCTCACCTTCGACCTGGGTTTTAACACGGCGCATATATTGAATATCCGCCTGCAGCAGAACAAAGAAGAATTAATAAAAAAAGAATTGGCGGAGGTACCCGAGGTTGGAGCGATATCGGTGTCGCGGATTGTGACGAGTCTCGGCAGTCTGCAAGGTTCCCAGATGAAGTATAAGGACCTCAACGACTCTATTGTCGTGTGGCTTAACTTTGTAGACGAGCAATACCTGCCCCTGCACGGGCATAAATTTCTGGCGGGAAAAAATCTAAAGGCCTTGCCGGAAGGTGCCGAAGAAAGCGAAGTGGTGGTAAACGAGCAGCTTTTAAGGCGCTTCAGCATTTCGCCTGAGGACCCCACCAAGGCTTTAGGGGAAGTAGTTACGATAGACAAGAAGAAACTGACCATTGTCGGAGTAGTGAAAGACTTTCACTACGGCACCGTGGAAAATTCGATCGAGCCGATGGCCCTGCGCTACAGTGCCCATGAGCCCTGGGGCTACATCAACGCCAAGGTGACCACGAAAGACTGGCCCGCCACACGCGCCCGCATTGAAGCCGCTTGGAAAAAGGTCGACAAAGTGCATCCCCTGGATGCGAAATTCTACGACGACCAGATCGAAGACGCCTACCGCATGTTTGCCACCATGATCAAAGTGATCGGTGCAATAGCGTTCTTAGCGGTATGCATTGCTTCGCTGGGGCTGTTCGGTATGGTTGTGTTCACCACAGAAACGCGTTTGAAAGAAATCAGCATCCGCAAAGTGTTGGGGGCCAGCGAGGGCCGGTTGATCTATTTATTAAGCAAGGGATTTTTCTTCCTGTTGATGCTGGCCGCCGCAGTGGCCCTGCCGTTTACCTATTTCCTTTTTGACAAGGTGATTCTGGTCAACTTTGTGTATCACCCGGCATTGGGATATGCTGAACTGGCGATTAGTCTGGCATCGGTCACGTTGATAGCGCTGCTCATGATCGGCTCCCAAACGTTAAAAGTAGCCCGCGCCAATCCGTCCGAAGTTCTCAAAAACGAATAA
- a CDS encoding PadR family transcriptional regulator — translation MKGTNLGEFEELVLLTIATLVNDAYSVAICDELEKHAGRSAKLGVVHAVLNRLEDKGLVKSTLGEATSTRGGKRKRYYTVTNGGKAALIRAKEVRDQLWNRIPDLILKKA, via the coding sequence ATGAAAGGAACAAACCTGGGAGAGTTTGAGGAATTGGTATTGCTCACCATCGCGACATTGGTGAACGATGCCTATAGCGTGGCCATCTGCGACGAATTGGAGAAACACGCAGGACGTTCAGCCAAACTGGGCGTTGTACATGCCGTGTTGAACCGGTTGGAGGACAAGGGCCTTGTGAAAAGCACCTTGGGCGAAGCCACCAGCACGCGGGGTGGGAAGCGAAAGCGATACTACACCGTGACCAACGGCGGCAAGGCGGCGCTGATCCGAGCCAAAGAAGTTCGCGACCAACTGTGGAACCGTATTCCCGATCTCATCCTGAAGAAAGCATGA
- a CDS encoding phosphocholine-specific phospholipase C, producing the protein METRRDFLKKVAMLSAVAGTLPPSIQKAFAIDPAPGTTYLDAEHVVILMQENRSFDHCYGALQGVRGFEDPRTIRLPNGNKVWLQTNAADETYAPFRLNIKDTKSTWMGSLPHSWTNQVDARNGGKYDQWLQAKPSGHKEYADMPLTMGHYTRDDIPFYYALADAFTICDQNFCSSLTGTTPNRLYLWTGTIREHAQAFARVRNEELDYDLPASWATFPERLEANGVSWKIYQNEISVGVGFEGEEDAWLGNFGDSPIECFTQYHVKFSPAYIKNLPDAIEKITHDIADTEKKLAGLSGDEAKKLSERITDGKQRLARYQEDQKTLTPEAFAKIPEREKSLHRKAFTTNTGDPDYHTLEKIKYADGNEVREMLVPKGDVLYQFREDVKNGTLPTVSWLVAPENFSDHPGAPWYGSWYLSESIDILTKNPEVWKKTIFILCYDENDGYFDHVPPFVPPHPTKLNTGKMSPGIDATTEYVTMTQELKHRPADESRESSIGLGFRVPLVIASPWSRGGAVCSQVFDHTSILQFLEKFLSHKTGKKISETNISAWRRAVCGDLSSVFTPYNGENVTLPPFVDKESFLEGIHKAQFKGLPTGYQKLNAEEIEKINQNVATPYMPQQEKGMRISRALPYQLYAQGKISVDKKSFGITLESRKEKFGEATAGAPFHVYSKGKAFQVRDYAVAAGKSVADTFALTDFDKGHYHLQVYGPNGFYRLFAGDAQDPALEIVVEYAKKGKDFTGNVEVMLVNKNPKSAYTVEIKDQSYAYGSQAKTVPAGGKATVMLELEKTHGWHDFSVIVREAATFERRFAGRVETGVEGFTDPVIGR; encoded by the coding sequence ATGGAAACCCGTCGTGACTTTCTCAAAAAAGTAGCCATGCTCTCGGCCGTCGCCGGAACATTACCGCCTTCGATCCAAAAAGCTTTTGCCATCGACCCCGCGCCCGGCACAACCTATCTCGACGCCGAGCACGTGGTGATCCTCATGCAGGAGAACCGCTCTTTCGATCATTGCTATGGCGCCCTGCAGGGCGTGCGGGGTTTCGAAGATCCCCGGACGATCCGCCTGCCCAACGGCAACAAAGTATGGCTCCAGACCAACGCCGCCGACGAAACCTACGCACCTTTCCGTCTCAACATAAAAGATACCAAGTCAACCTGGATGGGGTCACTGCCCCACAGCTGGACCAACCAGGTAGATGCGCGCAACGGCGGCAAATACGACCAATGGCTTCAGGCCAAACCCTCGGGTCACAAAGAATACGCCGACATGCCCCTCACCATGGGCCACTATACCCGCGATGATATCCCATTCTACTATGCCTTGGCCGATGCCTTCACGATCTGCGATCAGAATTTCTGTTCATCGCTCACCGGCACCACCCCAAACCGGCTCTACCTTTGGACAGGGACGATCCGCGAACATGCGCAAGCCTTTGCGCGCGTGCGCAACGAAGAGCTTGACTATGATCTGCCGGCCAGTTGGGCCACCTTTCCCGAGCGCCTCGAAGCCAACGGCGTGTCGTGGAAGATCTACCAGAACGAAATAAGTGTAGGCGTCGGTTTTGAAGGCGAGGAAGATGCGTGGCTCGGGAATTTCGGCGACAGCCCCATCGAATGCTTCACCCAATACCACGTAAAATTCTCACCCGCCTACATCAAGAATCTCCCCGACGCCATCGAAAAAATCACGCACGACATTGCCGACACAGAAAAGAAACTAGCGGGTCTCTCCGGAGACGAAGCGAAAAAACTTTCCGAAAGGATCACCGATGGAAAACAAAGGCTGGCACGCTACCAGGAAGATCAGAAGACCTTGACGCCCGAAGCCTTTGCCAAAATTCCAGAACGCGAAAAAAGCCTCCATCGCAAAGCCTTCACTACGAACACGGGCGATCCCGACTATCACACCCTCGAAAAAATAAAATACGCCGATGGCAACGAGGTCCGCGAAATGCTGGTGCCAAAAGGTGATGTGTTGTACCAATTCCGTGAAGACGTAAAAAATGGAACGCTGCCCACCGTGTCGTGGCTGGTCGCGCCGGAGAATTTTTCGGATCACCCGGGAGCGCCCTGGTATGGTTCCTGGTACCTGTCGGAGTCGATCGACATCCTCACCAAGAATCCGGAAGTATGGAAGAAGACCATTTTCATTTTGTGCTACGACGAGAACGACGGATACTTTGATCACGTGCCACCCTTCGTGCCGCCGCACCCCACCAAGCTCAACACGGGAAAGATGTCACCCGGCATCGATGCTACGACCGAGTACGTGACCATGACCCAGGAATTGAAACACAGACCCGCCGATGAAAGTCGCGAGAGTTCCATTGGCCTCGGATTCCGCGTGCCCCTGGTGATTGCTTCGCCGTGGAGCCGGGGAGGAGCGGTGTGCTCGCAGGTGTTCGATCACACGTCGATCTTGCAATTCCTGGAAAAATTCCTGTCGCATAAGACCGGAAAGAAAATCAGCGAGACCAACATCAGCGCCTGGCGCCGGGCCGTGTGCGGCGACTTAAGTTCGGTGTTCACACCCTACAATGGAGAGAATGTTACCTTGCCACCTTTTGTGGACAAAGAATCTTTTTTGGAAGGCATCCACAAAGCACAATTCAAAGGCCTTCCCACCGGATACCAGAAACTGAACGCTGAAGAGATTGAAAAAATAAATCAGAACGTTGCTACTCCCTACATGCCCCAACAGGAAAAGGGCATGCGCATATCGCGGGCGTTACCTTACCAGCTTTATGCCCAGGGCAAGATCAGCGTCGATAAAAAGAGTTTTGGCATCACGCTGGAATCGCGGAAGGAAAAATTCGGAGAAGCCACCGCCGGCGCGCCCTTCCACGTCTATTCCAAAGGCAAAGCCTTTCAAGTCCGCGACTACGCGGTGGCCGCAGGGAAGAGCGTGGCGGACACTTTTGCGCTCACAGATTTCGATAAGGGGCATTACCATCTCCAGGTATACGGCCCGAATGGCTTCTACAGACTGTTTGCCGGCGATGCGCAAGATCCCGCCCTGGAAATCGTGGTGGAATATGCGAAGAAAGGAAAAGACTTTACCGGCAACGTGGAGGTCATGCTGGTGAACAAAAATCCAAAGAGCGCTTACACAGTCGAAATAAAAGACCAGTCGTATGCCTACGGCTCCCAGGCCAAGACCGTGCCGGCAGGAGGGAAGGCCACGGTGATGCTCGAGCTTGAGAAGACCCACGGTTGGCACGACTTCAGTGTGATCGTAAGGGAAGCTGCTACGTTCGAACGTCGTTTTGCCGGCCGCGTGGAGACCGGCGTCGAAGGATTCACCGACCCCGTCATCGGACGATAA